From one Pseudopipra pipra isolate bDixPip1 chromosome 2, bDixPip1.hap1, whole genome shotgun sequence genomic stretch:
- the FOXM1 gene encoding forkhead box protein M1 isoform X1 — protein MRTSPRRPLILKRRKLTLPQTDESSTSARDENRGQDEKTPKQEHSQEDQHNRQPRDKRDSGLQKFPAGIKIIDHPTMPNTQVVAIPTNADIQSIIEALTAKGKECGNNGPNKFILISSGGTSRSAGPAPSQHLPSEKKASAAVKAADGAEREKNVTQTPGLAGGTALWHSGVDSAGGQEQESNSSGETMSSVLDNSLTNIQWLGKMRSDGLNPSSVKQDTEKENQMPLQERIKTEEEAAAAIPTAAASSSWQDSVSERPPYSYMAMIQFAINSTEKKRMTLKDIYTWIEDHFPYFKHVAKPGWKNSIRHNLSLHDMFVRETSANGKISFWTIHPDANRCLTLDQVFKPLELGSPTSPECSESQQKNRLPDTLKNVGSKTEPQNSRRKMKPLLPRVNSYLVPIQFPLSQPLVLQPSMKVPLSMAQGASLNSSETLQSNKRVRIAPKMSLSTEESPSLPTAAVKEEGQCDEGLFSPAHSLKENSSQPGEELASFPEGVCIKEEEGCQLDDWLSPFASTITVKEEPGSFLPDSSTKEKKQFTTLKSPPRAVSDSLVIKRRERREMGRSRRKQRLALPCSEEPVLVLPESNSFDPFRLAADCPFPLESQPLEQVSQLSCSQGEEGAFKTPVKEIFSKLPVSSTPSKVSATTTPSLEGLDLWKSASLAKGSHELDFSPVKTLQLPFTPLQDNQDLLSFNSTPLKNPLFDSPREFLNTESSDLAHAPLTSSPALVRESAKQLSAELTASGFTENRSLMEGLILDTMNDSLSKILLDISFPGLEDENLGTDISWSQLIPELK, from the exons ATGAGGACCAGCCCTCGCAGGCCCTTAATTCTCAAAAGGCGGAAACTGACCCTCCCACAGACGGATGAATCCAGCACTTCAGCAAGAGATGAGAACAGAGGTCAGGATGAAAAGACTCCCaagcaggagcacagccaggaggaccAACACAACAGACAACCCAGAGACAAAAGGGACAGTGGCCTGCAGAAATTCCCAGCGGGAATAAAGATAATTGACCATCCTACAATGCCCAACACACAAGTGGTGGCCATCCCTACAAATGCTGATATCCAGAGCATCATAGAGGCACTGAcggcaaaaggaaaagaatgtgGCAACAATGGACCCAACAAGTTCATCCTCATTAGCAGTGGGGGCACGTCCCGTTCGGCAGGTCCAGCACCATCACAGCATCTCCCATCAGAGAAGAAAGCCAGTGCAGCAGTCAAGGCTGCAGATGGtgcagaaagagagaagaatgtTACACAGACACCTGGTCTTGCAGGCGGGACAGCGCTCTGGCATTCAGGAGTTGATTCTGCGGGTGGACAGGAACAGGAGAGCAACA GCAGTGGTGAGACAATGAGCTCTGTGTTGGACAATAGTCTCACTAACATCCAGTGGCTGGGGAAGATGAGATCTGATGGCCTAAATCCCTCTTCTGTGAAGCAAGACACAGAGAAGGAGAACCAAATGCCTCTGCAGGAAAGAATCAAG ACTGAagaagaagctgctgctgctattCCTACTGCTGCTGCATCCTCATCATGGCAGGATTCAGTGTCAGAACGACCTCCTTACTCCTACATGGCCATGATCCAGTTTGCCATCAACAGCACTGAGAAGAAGCGTATGACTCTGAAGGACATCTATACCTGGATTGAGGATCATTTCCCTTATTTTAAACATGTAGCTAAGCCAGGTTGGAAG AATTCCATTCGGCACAACCTGTCCCTTCATGATATGTTTGTCCGTGAGACATCTGCTAATGGTAAAATCTCGTTCTGGACTATTCACCCTGATGCAAACCGTTGCCTAACATTGGACCAGGTATTTAAG CCGCTGGAATTGGGGTCACCAACATCGCCTGAATGCTCTGAATCA cagcaaaagaaTCGTCTTCCAGATACCCTGAAGAACGTGGGAAGCAAAACTGAACCCCAGAATTCAC GCCGAAAGATGAAGCCTTTGCTTCCCCGCGTCAACTCCTACCTGGTTCCAATCCAGTTTCCTTTGAGTCAGCCTCTTGTCTTGCAGCCTTCTATGAAGGTTCCTCTATCCATGGCACAGGGAGCATCCCTTAATAGCTCAGAGACTTTGCAGAGCAATAAGCGTGTGCGCATTGCTCCGAAG ATGTCACTGTCTACAGAAGAGTCACCCTCTTTACCCACGGCTGCTGTCAAGGAAGAGGGTCAATGTGATGAGGGTTTATTCTCCCCAGCCCATTCCCTAAAGGAGAACAGCTCCCAGCCTGGTGAGGAATTGGCTTCTTTCCCTGAAGGTGTCTGTATAAAGGAGGAAGAAGGCTGTCAACTGGATGACTGGCTGTCCCCATTTGCCTCAACCATAACGGTAAAGGAAGAGCCAGGCTCATTCCTCCCAGACTCATCCacaaaggagaagaaacagTTCACCACACTGAAGTCCCCACCTAGGGCTGTTTCTGACTCGTTAGTTATAAAGAGGCGGGAAAGGCGGGAAATGGGCAGATCCAGGAGGAAACAACGTCTAGCACTGCCTTGCTCAGAAGAACCTGTCCTTGTTTTGCCAGAAAGCAACAGCTTTGACCCTTTTCGGTTAGCGGCAGACTGTCCCTTCCCACTGGAAAGCCAGCCTCTTGAACAGGTatcacagctcagctgctcgCAGGGAGAAGAAGGAGCCTTTAAAACACCAGTCAAGGAGATCTTCAGCAAATTGCCAGTTTCTTCCACTCCCAGCAAAGTCTCAGCCACTACTACCCCCTCTCTAGAGGGGCTTGACCTCTGGAAGTCTGCTTCCTTAGCCAAGGGAAGTCACGAGCTGGACTTCAGTCCAGTGAAAACCCTTCAGTTGCCATTCACACCCCTCCAGGACAACCAGGACTTACTGAGTTTTAACAGCACACCCCTTAAAAATCCGCTCTTTGATTCTCCTCGGGAATTTCTCAATACAGAATCCAGTGATCTGGCTCATGCCCCCCTCACAAGCTCTCCAGCGTTGGTTCGTGAGTCCGCTAAGCAATTATCTGCTGAACTGACAGCCTCTGGCTTTACTGAAAACCGGTCACTCATGGAGGGCCTTATCCTGGACACCATGAATGATAGTCTGAGCAAAATCCTTCTGGATATCAGCTTTCCCGGTCTTGAGGATGAAAATTTAGGAACAGACATTAGTTGGTCTCAGCTGATACCTGAACTGAAGTAA
- the FOXM1 gene encoding forkhead box protein M1 isoform X3: MRTSPRRPLILKRRKLTLPQTDESSTSARDENRGQDEKTPKQEHSQEDQHNRQPRDKRDSGLQKFPAGIKIIDHPTMPNTQVVAIPTNADIQSIIEALTAKGKECGNNGPNKFILISSGGTSRSAGPAPSQHLPSEKKASAAVKAADGAEREKNVTQTPGLAGGTALWHSGVDSAGGQEQESNSSGETMSSVLDNSLTNIQWLGKMRSDGLNPSSVKQDTEKENQMPLQERIKTEEEAAAAIPTAAASSSWQDSVSERPPYSYMAMIQFAINSTEKKRMTLKDIYTWIEDHFPYFKHVAKPGWKNSIRHNLSLHDMFVRETSANGKISFWTIHPDANRCLTLDQVFKQQKNRLPDTLKNVGSKTEPQNSRRKMKPLLPRVNSYLVPIQFPLSQPLVLQPSMKVPLSMAQGASLNSSETLQSNKRVRIAPKMSLSTEESPSLPTAAVKEEGQCDEGLFSPAHSLKENSSQPGEELASFPEGVCIKEEEGCQLDDWLSPFASTITVKEEPGSFLPDSSTKEKKQFTTLKSPPRAVSDSLVIKRRERREMGRSRRKQRLALPCSEEPVLVLPESNSFDPFRLAADCPFPLESQPLEQVSQLSCSQGEEGAFKTPVKEIFSKLPVSSTPSKVSATTTPSLEGLDLWKSASLAKGSHELDFSPVKTLQLPFTPLQDNQDLLSFNSTPLKNPLFDSPREFLNTESSDLAHAPLTSSPALVRESAKQLSAELTASGFTENRSLMEGLILDTMNDSLSKILLDISFPGLEDENLGTDISWSQLIPELK; this comes from the exons ATGAGGACCAGCCCTCGCAGGCCCTTAATTCTCAAAAGGCGGAAACTGACCCTCCCACAGACGGATGAATCCAGCACTTCAGCAAGAGATGAGAACAGAGGTCAGGATGAAAAGACTCCCaagcaggagcacagccaggaggaccAACACAACAGACAACCCAGAGACAAAAGGGACAGTGGCCTGCAGAAATTCCCAGCGGGAATAAAGATAATTGACCATCCTACAATGCCCAACACACAAGTGGTGGCCATCCCTACAAATGCTGATATCCAGAGCATCATAGAGGCACTGAcggcaaaaggaaaagaatgtgGCAACAATGGACCCAACAAGTTCATCCTCATTAGCAGTGGGGGCACGTCCCGTTCGGCAGGTCCAGCACCATCACAGCATCTCCCATCAGAGAAGAAAGCCAGTGCAGCAGTCAAGGCTGCAGATGGtgcagaaagagagaagaatgtTACACAGACACCTGGTCTTGCAGGCGGGACAGCGCTCTGGCATTCAGGAGTTGATTCTGCGGGTGGACAGGAACAGGAGAGCAACA GCAGTGGTGAGACAATGAGCTCTGTGTTGGACAATAGTCTCACTAACATCCAGTGGCTGGGGAAGATGAGATCTGATGGCCTAAATCCCTCTTCTGTGAAGCAAGACACAGAGAAGGAGAACCAAATGCCTCTGCAGGAAAGAATCAAG ACTGAagaagaagctgctgctgctattCCTACTGCTGCTGCATCCTCATCATGGCAGGATTCAGTGTCAGAACGACCTCCTTACTCCTACATGGCCATGATCCAGTTTGCCATCAACAGCACTGAGAAGAAGCGTATGACTCTGAAGGACATCTATACCTGGATTGAGGATCATTTCCCTTATTTTAAACATGTAGCTAAGCCAGGTTGGAAG AATTCCATTCGGCACAACCTGTCCCTTCATGATATGTTTGTCCGTGAGACATCTGCTAATGGTAAAATCTCGTTCTGGACTATTCACCCTGATGCAAACCGTTGCCTAACATTGGACCAGGTATTTAAG cagcaaaagaaTCGTCTTCCAGATACCCTGAAGAACGTGGGAAGCAAAACTGAACCCCAGAATTCAC GCCGAAAGATGAAGCCTTTGCTTCCCCGCGTCAACTCCTACCTGGTTCCAATCCAGTTTCCTTTGAGTCAGCCTCTTGTCTTGCAGCCTTCTATGAAGGTTCCTCTATCCATGGCACAGGGAGCATCCCTTAATAGCTCAGAGACTTTGCAGAGCAATAAGCGTGTGCGCATTGCTCCGAAG ATGTCACTGTCTACAGAAGAGTCACCCTCTTTACCCACGGCTGCTGTCAAGGAAGAGGGTCAATGTGATGAGGGTTTATTCTCCCCAGCCCATTCCCTAAAGGAGAACAGCTCCCAGCCTGGTGAGGAATTGGCTTCTTTCCCTGAAGGTGTCTGTATAAAGGAGGAAGAAGGCTGTCAACTGGATGACTGGCTGTCCCCATTTGCCTCAACCATAACGGTAAAGGAAGAGCCAGGCTCATTCCTCCCAGACTCATCCacaaaggagaagaaacagTTCACCACACTGAAGTCCCCACCTAGGGCTGTTTCTGACTCGTTAGTTATAAAGAGGCGGGAAAGGCGGGAAATGGGCAGATCCAGGAGGAAACAACGTCTAGCACTGCCTTGCTCAGAAGAACCTGTCCTTGTTTTGCCAGAAAGCAACAGCTTTGACCCTTTTCGGTTAGCGGCAGACTGTCCCTTCCCACTGGAAAGCCAGCCTCTTGAACAGGTatcacagctcagctgctcgCAGGGAGAAGAAGGAGCCTTTAAAACACCAGTCAAGGAGATCTTCAGCAAATTGCCAGTTTCTTCCACTCCCAGCAAAGTCTCAGCCACTACTACCCCCTCTCTAGAGGGGCTTGACCTCTGGAAGTCTGCTTCCTTAGCCAAGGGAAGTCACGAGCTGGACTTCAGTCCAGTGAAAACCCTTCAGTTGCCATTCACACCCCTCCAGGACAACCAGGACTTACTGAGTTTTAACAGCACACCCCTTAAAAATCCGCTCTTTGATTCTCCTCGGGAATTTCTCAATACAGAATCCAGTGATCTGGCTCATGCCCCCCTCACAAGCTCTCCAGCGTTGGTTCGTGAGTCCGCTAAGCAATTATCTGCTGAACTGACAGCCTCTGGCTTTACTGAAAACCGGTCACTCATGGAGGGCCTTATCCTGGACACCATGAATGATAGTCTGAGCAAAATCCTTCTGGATATCAGCTTTCCCGGTCTTGAGGATGAAAATTTAGGAACAGACATTAGTTGGTCTCAGCTGATACCTGAACTGAAGTAA
- the FOXM1 gene encoding forkhead box protein M1 isoform X4, whose translation MRTSPRRPLILKRRKLTLPQTDESSTSARDENRGQDEKTPKQEHSQEDQHNRQPRDKRDSGLQKFPAGIKIIDHPTMPNTQVVAIPTNADIQSIIEALTAKGKECGNNGPNKFILISSGGTSRSAGPAPSQHLPSEKKASAAVKAADGAEREKNVTQTPGLAGGTALWHSGVDSAGGQEQESNSSGETMSSVLDNSLTNIQWLGKMRSDGLNPSSVKQDTEKENQMPLQERIKTEEEAAAAIPTAAASSSWQDSVSERPPYSYMAMIQFAINSTEKKRMTLKDIYTWIEDHFPYFKHVAKPGWKNSIRHNLSLHDMFVRETSANGKISFWTIHPDANRCLTLDQVFKQKNRLPDTLKNVGSKTEPQNSRRKMKPLLPRVNSYLVPIQFPLSQPLVLQPSMKVPLSMAQGASLNSSETLQSNKRVRIAPKMSLSTEESPSLPTAAVKEEGQCDEGLFSPAHSLKENSSQPGEELASFPEGVCIKEEEGCQLDDWLSPFASTITVKEEPGSFLPDSSTKEKKQFTTLKSPPRAVSDSLVIKRRERREMGRSRRKQRLALPCSEEPVLVLPESNSFDPFRLAADCPFPLESQPLEQVSQLSCSQGEEGAFKTPVKEIFSKLPVSSTPSKVSATTTPSLEGLDLWKSASLAKGSHELDFSPVKTLQLPFTPLQDNQDLLSFNSTPLKNPLFDSPREFLNTESSDLAHAPLTSSPALVRESAKQLSAELTASGFTENRSLMEGLILDTMNDSLSKILLDISFPGLEDENLGTDISWSQLIPELK comes from the exons ATGAGGACCAGCCCTCGCAGGCCCTTAATTCTCAAAAGGCGGAAACTGACCCTCCCACAGACGGATGAATCCAGCACTTCAGCAAGAGATGAGAACAGAGGTCAGGATGAAAAGACTCCCaagcaggagcacagccaggaggaccAACACAACAGACAACCCAGAGACAAAAGGGACAGTGGCCTGCAGAAATTCCCAGCGGGAATAAAGATAATTGACCATCCTACAATGCCCAACACACAAGTGGTGGCCATCCCTACAAATGCTGATATCCAGAGCATCATAGAGGCACTGAcggcaaaaggaaaagaatgtgGCAACAATGGACCCAACAAGTTCATCCTCATTAGCAGTGGGGGCACGTCCCGTTCGGCAGGTCCAGCACCATCACAGCATCTCCCATCAGAGAAGAAAGCCAGTGCAGCAGTCAAGGCTGCAGATGGtgcagaaagagagaagaatgtTACACAGACACCTGGTCTTGCAGGCGGGACAGCGCTCTGGCATTCAGGAGTTGATTCTGCGGGTGGACAGGAACAGGAGAGCAACA GCAGTGGTGAGACAATGAGCTCTGTGTTGGACAATAGTCTCACTAACATCCAGTGGCTGGGGAAGATGAGATCTGATGGCCTAAATCCCTCTTCTGTGAAGCAAGACACAGAGAAGGAGAACCAAATGCCTCTGCAGGAAAGAATCAAG ACTGAagaagaagctgctgctgctattCCTACTGCTGCTGCATCCTCATCATGGCAGGATTCAGTGTCAGAACGACCTCCTTACTCCTACATGGCCATGATCCAGTTTGCCATCAACAGCACTGAGAAGAAGCGTATGACTCTGAAGGACATCTATACCTGGATTGAGGATCATTTCCCTTATTTTAAACATGTAGCTAAGCCAGGTTGGAAG AATTCCATTCGGCACAACCTGTCCCTTCATGATATGTTTGTCCGTGAGACATCTGCTAATGGTAAAATCTCGTTCTGGACTATTCACCCTGATGCAAACCGTTGCCTAACATTGGACCAGGTATTTAAG caaaagaaTCGTCTTCCAGATACCCTGAAGAACGTGGGAAGCAAAACTGAACCCCAGAATTCAC GCCGAAAGATGAAGCCTTTGCTTCCCCGCGTCAACTCCTACCTGGTTCCAATCCAGTTTCCTTTGAGTCAGCCTCTTGTCTTGCAGCCTTCTATGAAGGTTCCTCTATCCATGGCACAGGGAGCATCCCTTAATAGCTCAGAGACTTTGCAGAGCAATAAGCGTGTGCGCATTGCTCCGAAG ATGTCACTGTCTACAGAAGAGTCACCCTCTTTACCCACGGCTGCTGTCAAGGAAGAGGGTCAATGTGATGAGGGTTTATTCTCCCCAGCCCATTCCCTAAAGGAGAACAGCTCCCAGCCTGGTGAGGAATTGGCTTCTTTCCCTGAAGGTGTCTGTATAAAGGAGGAAGAAGGCTGTCAACTGGATGACTGGCTGTCCCCATTTGCCTCAACCATAACGGTAAAGGAAGAGCCAGGCTCATTCCTCCCAGACTCATCCacaaaggagaagaaacagTTCACCACACTGAAGTCCCCACCTAGGGCTGTTTCTGACTCGTTAGTTATAAAGAGGCGGGAAAGGCGGGAAATGGGCAGATCCAGGAGGAAACAACGTCTAGCACTGCCTTGCTCAGAAGAACCTGTCCTTGTTTTGCCAGAAAGCAACAGCTTTGACCCTTTTCGGTTAGCGGCAGACTGTCCCTTCCCACTGGAAAGCCAGCCTCTTGAACAGGTatcacagctcagctgctcgCAGGGAGAAGAAGGAGCCTTTAAAACACCAGTCAAGGAGATCTTCAGCAAATTGCCAGTTTCTTCCACTCCCAGCAAAGTCTCAGCCACTACTACCCCCTCTCTAGAGGGGCTTGACCTCTGGAAGTCTGCTTCCTTAGCCAAGGGAAGTCACGAGCTGGACTTCAGTCCAGTGAAAACCCTTCAGTTGCCATTCACACCCCTCCAGGACAACCAGGACTTACTGAGTTTTAACAGCACACCCCTTAAAAATCCGCTCTTTGATTCTCCTCGGGAATTTCTCAATACAGAATCCAGTGATCTGGCTCATGCCCCCCTCACAAGCTCTCCAGCGTTGGTTCGTGAGTCCGCTAAGCAATTATCTGCTGAACTGACAGCCTCTGGCTTTACTGAAAACCGGTCACTCATGGAGGGCCTTATCCTGGACACCATGAATGATAGTCTGAGCAAAATCCTTCTGGATATCAGCTTTCCCGGTCTTGAGGATGAAAATTTAGGAACAGACATTAGTTGGTCTCAGCTGATACCTGAACTGAAGTAA
- the FOXM1 gene encoding forkhead box protein M1 isoform X2, with translation MRTSPRRPLILKRRKLTLPQTDESSTSARDENRGQDEKTPKQEHSQEDQHNRQPRDKRDSGLQKFPAGIKIIDHPTMPNTQVVAIPTNADIQSIIEALTAKGKECGNNGPNKFILISSGGTSRSAGPAPSQHLPSEKKASAAVKAADGAEREKNVTQTPGLAGGTALWHSGVDSAGGQEQESNSSGETMSSVLDNSLTNIQWLGKMRSDGLNPSSVKQDTEKENQMPLQERIKTEEEAAAAIPTAAASSSWQDSVSERPPYSYMAMIQFAINSTEKKRMTLKDIYTWIEDHFPYFKHVAKPGWKNSIRHNLSLHDMFVRETSANGKISFWTIHPDANRCLTLDQVFKPLELGSPTSPECSESQKNRLPDTLKNVGSKTEPQNSRRKMKPLLPRVNSYLVPIQFPLSQPLVLQPSMKVPLSMAQGASLNSSETLQSNKRVRIAPKMSLSTEESPSLPTAAVKEEGQCDEGLFSPAHSLKENSSQPGEELASFPEGVCIKEEEGCQLDDWLSPFASTITVKEEPGSFLPDSSTKEKKQFTTLKSPPRAVSDSLVIKRRERREMGRSRRKQRLALPCSEEPVLVLPESNSFDPFRLAADCPFPLESQPLEQVSQLSCSQGEEGAFKTPVKEIFSKLPVSSTPSKVSATTTPSLEGLDLWKSASLAKGSHELDFSPVKTLQLPFTPLQDNQDLLSFNSTPLKNPLFDSPREFLNTESSDLAHAPLTSSPALVRESAKQLSAELTASGFTENRSLMEGLILDTMNDSLSKILLDISFPGLEDENLGTDISWSQLIPELK, from the exons ATGAGGACCAGCCCTCGCAGGCCCTTAATTCTCAAAAGGCGGAAACTGACCCTCCCACAGACGGATGAATCCAGCACTTCAGCAAGAGATGAGAACAGAGGTCAGGATGAAAAGACTCCCaagcaggagcacagccaggaggaccAACACAACAGACAACCCAGAGACAAAAGGGACAGTGGCCTGCAGAAATTCCCAGCGGGAATAAAGATAATTGACCATCCTACAATGCCCAACACACAAGTGGTGGCCATCCCTACAAATGCTGATATCCAGAGCATCATAGAGGCACTGAcggcaaaaggaaaagaatgtgGCAACAATGGACCCAACAAGTTCATCCTCATTAGCAGTGGGGGCACGTCCCGTTCGGCAGGTCCAGCACCATCACAGCATCTCCCATCAGAGAAGAAAGCCAGTGCAGCAGTCAAGGCTGCAGATGGtgcagaaagagagaagaatgtTACACAGACACCTGGTCTTGCAGGCGGGACAGCGCTCTGGCATTCAGGAGTTGATTCTGCGGGTGGACAGGAACAGGAGAGCAACA GCAGTGGTGAGACAATGAGCTCTGTGTTGGACAATAGTCTCACTAACATCCAGTGGCTGGGGAAGATGAGATCTGATGGCCTAAATCCCTCTTCTGTGAAGCAAGACACAGAGAAGGAGAACCAAATGCCTCTGCAGGAAAGAATCAAG ACTGAagaagaagctgctgctgctattCCTACTGCTGCTGCATCCTCATCATGGCAGGATTCAGTGTCAGAACGACCTCCTTACTCCTACATGGCCATGATCCAGTTTGCCATCAACAGCACTGAGAAGAAGCGTATGACTCTGAAGGACATCTATACCTGGATTGAGGATCATTTCCCTTATTTTAAACATGTAGCTAAGCCAGGTTGGAAG AATTCCATTCGGCACAACCTGTCCCTTCATGATATGTTTGTCCGTGAGACATCTGCTAATGGTAAAATCTCGTTCTGGACTATTCACCCTGATGCAAACCGTTGCCTAACATTGGACCAGGTATTTAAG CCGCTGGAATTGGGGTCACCAACATCGCCTGAATGCTCTGAATCA caaaagaaTCGTCTTCCAGATACCCTGAAGAACGTGGGAAGCAAAACTGAACCCCAGAATTCAC GCCGAAAGATGAAGCCTTTGCTTCCCCGCGTCAACTCCTACCTGGTTCCAATCCAGTTTCCTTTGAGTCAGCCTCTTGTCTTGCAGCCTTCTATGAAGGTTCCTCTATCCATGGCACAGGGAGCATCCCTTAATAGCTCAGAGACTTTGCAGAGCAATAAGCGTGTGCGCATTGCTCCGAAG ATGTCACTGTCTACAGAAGAGTCACCCTCTTTACCCACGGCTGCTGTCAAGGAAGAGGGTCAATGTGATGAGGGTTTATTCTCCCCAGCCCATTCCCTAAAGGAGAACAGCTCCCAGCCTGGTGAGGAATTGGCTTCTTTCCCTGAAGGTGTCTGTATAAAGGAGGAAGAAGGCTGTCAACTGGATGACTGGCTGTCCCCATTTGCCTCAACCATAACGGTAAAGGAAGAGCCAGGCTCATTCCTCCCAGACTCATCCacaaaggagaagaaacagTTCACCACACTGAAGTCCCCACCTAGGGCTGTTTCTGACTCGTTAGTTATAAAGAGGCGGGAAAGGCGGGAAATGGGCAGATCCAGGAGGAAACAACGTCTAGCACTGCCTTGCTCAGAAGAACCTGTCCTTGTTTTGCCAGAAAGCAACAGCTTTGACCCTTTTCGGTTAGCGGCAGACTGTCCCTTCCCACTGGAAAGCCAGCCTCTTGAACAGGTatcacagctcagctgctcgCAGGGAGAAGAAGGAGCCTTTAAAACACCAGTCAAGGAGATCTTCAGCAAATTGCCAGTTTCTTCCACTCCCAGCAAAGTCTCAGCCACTACTACCCCCTCTCTAGAGGGGCTTGACCTCTGGAAGTCTGCTTCCTTAGCCAAGGGAAGTCACGAGCTGGACTTCAGTCCAGTGAAAACCCTTCAGTTGCCATTCACACCCCTCCAGGACAACCAGGACTTACTGAGTTTTAACAGCACACCCCTTAAAAATCCGCTCTTTGATTCTCCTCGGGAATTTCTCAATACAGAATCCAGTGATCTGGCTCATGCCCCCCTCACAAGCTCTCCAGCGTTGGTTCGTGAGTCCGCTAAGCAATTATCTGCTGAACTGACAGCCTCTGGCTTTACTGAAAACCGGTCACTCATGGAGGGCCTTATCCTGGACACCATGAATGATAGTCTGAGCAAAATCCTTCTGGATATCAGCTTTCCCGGTCTTGAGGATGAAAATTTAGGAACAGACATTAGTTGGTCTCAGCTGATACCTGAACTGAAGTAA